Proteins from a single region of Punica granatum isolate Tunisia-2019 chromosome 8, ASM765513v2, whole genome shotgun sequence:
- the LOC116187277 gene encoding LOB domain-containing protein 16, with product MAPPGNSNTGSGTGQTGSPCGACKFLRRKCAADCIFAPYFCSEQGPARFAAMHKVFGASNVSKMLLHIPVPDRGEAVVTIAYEAQARIRDPVYGCVAHIFALQQQVAYLQAQLMQVKAQMAHNLMTDARNTQNQQLWTSGNNNICGSLNQSLMFPVDNHTTSYINSSNNISPQSSIESVDHSIEAFRMQEIESRDHHQHQQELCNMSFPQQFSKKRQPNCDLGELQAVALRMMRN from the exons ATGGCACCTCCTGGCAACTCAAATACTGGTTCCGGTACTGGGCAGACTGGGTCGCCCTGCGGTGCTTGCAAGTTCCTGAGGAGGAAGTGCGCAGCAGACTGCATCTTCGCGCCCTACTTCTGTTCCGAACAGGGACCCGCCCGGTTCGCAGCCATGCACAAAGTTTTTGGAGCGAGCAACGTCTCAAAAATGCTCCTCCACATTCCTGTCCCCGATCGGGGCGAGGCAGTCGTCACAATCGCCTATGAGGCTCAGGCTCGGATCAGGGATCCGGTGTACGGATGTGTCGCGCACATTTTCGCTCTTCAGCAACAG GTGGCTTATTTGCAAGCGCAACTGATGCAAGTGAAGGCTCAAATGGCCCATAACCTGATGACAGATGCAAGAAATACACAGAACCAGCAGCTATGGACGAGCGGGAACAATAACATATGCGGGTCATTGAACCAATCCTTGATGTTCCCTGTTGATAATCACACAACGAGTTACATCAACTCCTCCAATAATATCTCACCGCAGAGCTCGATTGAGTCAGTCGACCATAGCATCGAAGCATTCAGGATGCAGGAGATTGAAAGTCGGGATCACCATCAACATCAACAGGAATTATGTAATATGAGTTTTCCACAGCAGTTCTCCAAGAAGAGACAGCCTAACTGCGATCTAGGTGAGCTCCAAGCAGTTGCCCTAAGAATGATGAGAAATTGA